Proteins from a genomic interval of Ndongobacter massiliensis:
- a CDS encoding sodium:alanine symporter family protein, giving the protein MNAVIDFISNITSAFWGWPILIVLLGGGLIIGFRTGWVQIRYFPFICKQTFGKMFKSDVGGEGSVSPFQAASAALASSIGAANIVVAPSIIFVAGPGAVFWMWVAAIIGCGTKFAEIILGIKYRETNADGEFVGGPAYTFKKGIGGGLGKVMGFLVSFFFMIEILPSITLQTISAAAPLEQLGLSRTISAIVITVLVVLVAYGGIKRIGQVTEKMVPFMAALYILGGLVVIIMHADQIPEAFRLIFVGAFNPSAIAGGAAGAGIMALIKAGAARGCYSNEAGMGSAPYAHATAITDHPCRQGMWGVFEVVADTLIVCTISALVVLTTGMWQNPDMKDIGVERAFNSAFGQFGTALVAISLFLFVLSTIIVIVFYAEKQGEYLFGTTVGKIVRFLACGMIVLGAFMSFDNAGVFLDATLGLVVFVNMVGMIMLSGELKEMVHDFFKNPKYYPGAKNKD; this is encoded by the coding sequence ATGAACGCTGTTATTGATTTTATTTCAAACATTACCAGTGCATTCTGGGGATGGCCGATTCTGATCGTCCTTTTGGGCGGCGGACTCATCATCGGATTCCGTACAGGTTGGGTACAGATCCGTTATTTTCCGTTTATCTGCAAGCAGACTTTCGGGAAAATGTTTAAATCGGATGTTGGAGGGGAAGGCTCCGTCAGTCCCTTCCAGGCAGCTTCGGCGGCGTTGGCGTCTTCTATCGGCGCGGCGAATATCGTCGTAGCTCCGTCCATCATTTTTGTCGCCGGACCGGGCGCTGTATTTTGGATGTGGGTTGCTGCCATTATCGGCTGTGGCACAAAATTTGCGGAAATTATTCTCGGCATCAAATACCGTGAGACCAATGCGGATGGCGAATTTGTCGGCGGGCCGGCCTACACTTTCAAAAAAGGCATCGGTGGCGGTTTGGGTAAAGTGATGGGCTTTTTGGTTTCCTTCTTCTTCATGATTGAAATCCTTCCTTCCATTACACTGCAGACCATTTCTGCTGCAGCTCCGCTGGAACAGCTGGGGCTGTCCCGCACAATTTCGGCCATCGTAATTACCGTATTGGTCGTTCTCGTCGCGTACGGCGGCATTAAGCGTATCGGTCAAGTTACCGAAAAAATGGTGCCCTTTATGGCGGCACTGTATATTCTCGGCGGATTGGTGGTCATTATTATGCACGCCGATCAGATTCCGGAAGCTTTCCGTCTGATTTTTGTCGGCGCATTCAATCCTTCGGCAATTGCAGGTGGTGCAGCCGGTGCGGGTATTATGGCGCTGATCAAAGCCGGTGCGGCACGTGGTTGCTACTCGAATGAAGCCGGTATGGGTTCTGCCCCGTATGCACATGCCACGGCCATTACGGATCATCCCTGCCGTCAAGGTATGTGGGGCGTCTTTGAAGTTGTCGCAGACACCTTGATCGTCTGCACGATCTCCGCGTTGGTCGTTTTGACAACGGGGATGTGGCAGAATCCGGACATGAAGGACATCGGTGTGGAGCGTGCCTTCAACTCGGCGTTTGGACAATTCGGTACGGCACTGGTCGCGATTTCTTTGTTCCTCTTCGTACTTTCCACCATTATTGTCATCGTCTTTTATGCCGAAAAACAGGGAGAATATCTCTTCGGCACAACGGTTGGAAAAATTGTCCGTTTCCTTGCTTGCGGCATGATCGTTTTGGGCGCATTCATGTCCTTCGATAATGCAGGCGTATTCCTCGATGCAACATTGGGACTGGTCGTCTTTGTCAACATGGTGGGCATGATTATGCTCAGCGGCGAGCTGAAAGAAATGGTGCATGATTTCTTTAAAAACCCGAAATACTATCCGGGTGCAAAGAATAAGGACTGA
- the argF gene encoding ornithine carbamoyltransferase, translated as MAKNLRGKNFLKLIDFSSAEIRYLMDLSKDFKSMKRAGIPHKYLEGKNIVLLFEKTSTRTRCSFEVAGSDLGMGVTYLDPKGSQMGHKESIADTARVLGRMFDGIEYRGFAQVTVEELGKYAGVPVWNGLTDEWHPTQMLADMLTVEEHFGYLKGLKFVYMGDARNNVANSLMIVCAKLGVNFVACAPKELFPEAHLVEMAKEIAAENHCTVTLTSDVAEGTKGAHVLYTDIWVSMGEPAEMWEKRIALLKDYQVNKKAMANADPEAIFLHCLPSFHDTNTTVGEDIHQKFGLTEMEVSNEVFESRQSLVFDQAENRMHTIKAVMYATLC; from the coding sequence ATGGCAAAAAATCTTAGAGGTAAAAATTTTCTCAAATTGATCGACTTCTCGTCGGCGGAGATCCGTTACCTGATGGATCTTTCCAAAGACTTCAAGTCGATGAAGCGCGCGGGGATTCCCCACAAGTATCTGGAGGGGAAGAACATTGTTTTGCTATTTGAGAAGACGTCGACGCGTACACGTTGCTCGTTCGAGGTCGCCGGTTCGGATTTGGGCATGGGCGTAACGTATCTTGATCCCAAGGGATCGCAAATGGGTCATAAAGAGTCCATCGCGGATACGGCACGGGTGCTCGGACGCATGTTTGACGGCATTGAATACCGCGGTTTTGCGCAGGTAACGGTTGAAGAACTCGGCAAATACGCCGGCGTACCGGTGTGGAACGGACTGACCGATGAATGGCATCCGACGCAGATGTTGGCGGATATGCTCACGGTGGAAGAGCATTTCGGTTATCTGAAGGGCCTGAAATTTGTCTATATGGGCGATGCACGCAACAATGTGGCAAATTCCCTGATGATCGTTTGTGCAAAGTTGGGCGTGAACTTCGTCGCCTGTGCTCCGAAGGAATTGTTTCCCGAAGCGCACCTGGTGGAAATGGCCAAGGAAATTGCCGCAGAGAATCACTGCACCGTCACCCTGACCTCGGATGTGGCGGAAGGCACGAAGGGCGCACATGTCCTCTACACGGATATCTGGGTATCCATGGGAGAACCTGCAGAAATGTGGGAAAAGCGCATTGCCCTTTTGAAAGATTACCAAGTCAACAAAAAGGCGATGGCGAATGCGGATCCGGAAGCCATCTTCCTGCATTGTCTGCCGTCTTTCCACGATACGAACACGACCGTCGGCGAAGACATTCATCAGAAATTCGGCCTGACCGAGATGGAAGTTTCCAACGAAGTGTTTGAGTCACGGCAGTCTTTGGTCTTCGATCAGGCAGAAAACCGCATGCATACCATTAAAGCGGTTATGTACGCCACCCTTTGTTAG
- a CDS encoding helix-turn-helix domain-containing protein: MKGEKKLKIQESDRSLLDDTHIVSFDVQCDSAPTDPLLHKHSRFLYILEGRAKIKIQNQIYDMIPGAVIALLPWQISEIVEVSEPVSYYLLIYDFNLLNVYVKNDLNVNDEDISFIDSLYQNNAVIATEEVTQKFRSIFEDIKQEVGVSTLDLGGESGKYSTVYLLVKLAELLILYLRHAETSAKEISAQRTPEKIFEYLFLNSSKDLSLSLLSRIFLMSESSISKYITDLTGIGFYDLLHEMRLFKAHFLLLHTNMSLQDIARSIHYADPAQLSRIFSEKHGLNTKAFQKINQHVANLSNQRLDPRSLKIIDYIYENYAEDIDILQVSELFQIPPRSINKILVYYVERNFQNFLHQIRIYRACDLLLETDDPIMDIALAVGYQSTKTFTRNFLKILSVTPADFRKAGR; this comes from the coding sequence TTGAAGGGGGAGAAAAAGCTCAAAATCCAGGAAAGCGACCGAAGTCTATTGGATGACACGCACATCGTGTCTTTTGATGTGCAATGCGACTCCGCACCGACGGATCCCCTGCTTCACAAACACAGCCGCTTTCTCTACATTTTAGAAGGCCGGGCAAAAATTAAAATTCAAAATCAGATTTATGATATGATTCCCGGCGCCGTGATTGCCTTGTTGCCTTGGCAGATTTCTGAAATTGTTGAAGTTTCCGAACCCGTCAGTTACTACCTGCTGATTTATGATTTTAACTTACTTAATGTCTATGTAAAAAATGATCTTAACGTCAATGATGAAGATATCAGTTTTATTGATTCGCTGTATCAAAATAATGCGGTGATTGCTACCGAAGAAGTCACGCAAAAATTCCGCTCCATTTTTGAGGATATCAAACAGGAAGTCGGAGTCTCCACGCTGGATTTAGGCGGCGAGTCCGGCAAGTATTCCACCGTATATCTGCTGGTAAAGTTGGCTGAGCTGCTCATTCTCTATCTTCGCCATGCGGAGACGTCCGCCAAAGAAATTTCGGCACAACGTACCCCCGAAAAAATCTTCGAATACCTCTTTTTGAATTCTTCTAAAGACCTCAGCCTTTCACTTCTGTCCCGCATTTTTCTTATGAGCGAGTCCTCCATTTCTAAATACATCACCGATTTAACCGGCATCGGTTTTTACGACCTTCTTCATGAAATGCGGCTCTTTAAAGCGCATTTTCTGCTCTTGCACACAAATATGTCCTTACAGGATATCGCCCGCTCCATCCATTATGCGGATCCCGCCCAATTGTCCCGCATTTTTTCCGAAAAACACGGGCTAAATACCAAAGCGTTTCAAAAAATCAATCAACATGTCGCCAATTTGAGCAATCAACGGCTGGATCCCCGATCGCTGAAAATTATCGATTATATCTATGAGAATTACGCGGAAGATATTGATATTCTACAGGTCTCCGAGCTCTTCCAAATTCCTCCGCGCTCTATCAACAAAATTCTGGTCTACTACGTTGAACGGAATTTTCAAAATTTTCTGCATCAAATTCGCATCTACCGCGCCTGCGATCTTCTTTTGGAGACGGATGATCCCATTATGGATATTGCCTTGGCGGTAGGCTATCAATCCACCAAAACCTTTACGCGCAACTTTTTAAAGATTTTATCCGTCACGCCTGCCGATTTTCGTAAAGCGGGACGCTAG
- a CDS encoding GntR family transcriptional regulator translates to MNIQIKNSSNDPIYLQIKNQLRNAILMEELAADEPLPSIRVLAKELRVSVITTKRAYDELEKDGYIHSVQGKGSFVAPQNKALVREGFLKKTDDALRSALHYARLANLTREEFTQLLKHLEEDHAESN, encoded by the coding sequence GTGAATATTCAAATCAAAAACTCGAGCAATGATCCAATCTACCTACAAATAAAAAATCAGCTCCGGAACGCTATATTGATGGAAGAGCTGGCGGCTGACGAGCCGCTGCCCTCGATTCGCGTTCTGGCGAAAGAACTTCGGGTTAGCGTGATTACAACGAAGCGTGCTTATGACGAATTGGAAAAAGACGGCTACATCCATTCCGTTCAGGGGAAAGGCAGCTTTGTCGCCCCGCAAAATAAAGCACTGGTTCGCGAAGGTTTCCTCAAAAAGACTGACGACGCATTGCGTAGTGCCCTGCACTATGCCCGGTTGGCGAACCTGACGCGGGAAGAATTCACACAACTCCTGAAGCATTTGGAGGAGGATCATGCAGAAAGCAATTGA
- a CDS encoding ABC transporter ATP-binding protein → MMQKAIELEGVTKKLGNFSLGPLTFSVPTGCIVGYIGENGAGKSTTIKLLLGLMRPDSGKIKIFGEPVTKNGPVKKEDIAFVFDDLFLPGTMTLQHVRKFHRYLYKNSWQDATFQRLIREFHLPDRKAIEHFSRGMKMQLGLAIALSHGAKLLLLDEATSGLDPVIRDDVLDLLLDYIQDEEHTAFVSSHILSDLEKAADYIAFLHKGQLLFFECKDDLIEQYGIALIREEQLRSLDPQAIVGLRRHRFGVEALVKRNLVPKEWSLDKVSIEDIMVFTIKEDRNESLTV, encoded by the coding sequence ATCATGCAGAAAGCAATTGAATTGGAAGGGGTCACGAAGAAGCTTGGCAACTTTTCTCTGGGTCCCCTGACTTTTTCCGTTCCGACCGGATGCATCGTCGGGTATATCGGTGAAAATGGCGCCGGCAAAAGCACAACCATCAAGTTGCTCCTGGGACTGATGCGCCCGGACAGCGGAAAAATTAAGATCTTTGGTGAGCCAGTGACAAAAAACGGCCCGGTAAAAAAAGAAGACATCGCCTTTGTCTTTGATGATTTGTTTTTGCCGGGCACGATGACCCTGCAGCATGTTCGAAAGTTTCACCGGTATCTGTACAAAAACTCCTGGCAGGATGCAACGTTTCAACGACTCATTCGCGAATTTCACCTGCCGGATCGAAAAGCGATTGAGCACTTTTCTCGCGGCATGAAAATGCAGTTGGGTCTTGCCATCGCACTGTCCCATGGTGCAAAACTGTTGTTGTTGGATGAAGCGACGAGCGGCCTGGATCCCGTGATTCGAGACGATGTGCTGGATTTGCTGCTCGACTACATTCAGGATGAAGAACATACGGCATTTGTCTCTTCGCACATCCTTTCCGATTTGGAAAAAGCTGCCGACTACATTGCGTTCCTGCATAAAGGGCAATTGCTTTTTTTCGAGTGCAAAGACGATTTGATCGAACAGTACGGCATTGCTTTGATCCGCGAAGAACAGCTGCGAAGTTTAGACCCCCAGGCGATCGTCGGGCTGCGCCGGCACCGTTTCGGTGTCGAAGCCTTGGTAAAACGCAACCTCGTGCCGAAAGAATGGTCACTAGATAAGGTCAGCATTGAAGACATCATGGTCTTTACGATTAAGGAGGATCGCAATGAGAGCCTTACTGTATAA
- a CDS encoding ABC-2 transporter permease, whose translation MRALLYKDFISVRKPMALMALILTVIGFYFYKEGQIALFPLVFILLPVILLGMLFGADVPSKFDRYIIPTPLRRSTVVLSRYLLLWILAISGALLAVLIFAFDKNSPFRLAWYLVAPTMLFLASFIAAIELPLMYRFGEAQARIIFVGLYFLTFAFFSSVASNKEWIIEKLRAGFAMDARLLGLLIAVLTIAINALSFSFARSIYEKKEW comes from the coding sequence ATGAGAGCCTTACTGTATAAAGATTTTATCTCCGTTCGCAAACCGATGGCGTTGATGGCGCTCATCCTTACCGTGATTGGTTTCTACTTTTACAAGGAGGGACAAATTGCTCTTTTCCCCCTTGTATTTATTCTCCTTCCGGTCATTCTCCTCGGCATGCTCTTCGGTGCCGATGTTCCCTCCAAATTTGACCGCTACATCATTCCCACGCCCCTGCGTCGTTCGACGGTCGTACTGAGTCGCTACCTTTTGCTATGGATTTTGGCTATTTCCGGGGCACTTCTTGCCGTCCTTATTTTCGCCTTCGATAAAAACTCCCCTTTCCGCTTAGCTTGGTATCTCGTCGCCCCGACCATGCTCTTTTTAGCGAGTTTCATTGCCGCGATTGAGCTTCCTCTCATGTATCGCTTCGGAGAAGCGCAGGCCCGCATCATCTTCGTCGGACTGTACTTCCTGACCTTCGCCTTCTTTTCTTCCGTCGCTTCGAACAAAGAATGGATCATTGAAAAACTGCGTGCAGGCTTTGCCATGGATGCAAGACTGCTTGGACTGTTGATCGCCGTACTTACCATCGCGATCAACGCGCTGTCGTTTTCTTTTGCCCGCTCCATTTACGAAAAGAAGGAATGGTAA
- a CDS encoding TetR/AcrR family transcriptional regulator codes for MALYTKKLIVGTFEEMLNEQPFDKITVSALVRRAGVSPNTFYYHYQDIYALLDTWFQEKVADFFTDDALQDWKSATKTMLYRCRKHPKIIYHLFDCLSRDRMERYIFSMTDDVFIRLVRQMAEGQARSETDLRSIAAFCRYAYIGFVLQFFWNRMEDDIDESVDRLAALFDSFLKVSLSPEK; via the coding sequence GTGGCCCTGTACACAAAAAAACTTATTGTAGGTACCTTTGAAGAAATGTTGAACGAGCAGCCTTTTGACAAGATCACCGTGTCGGCCCTCGTCCGGCGCGCCGGTGTAAGCCCCAACACCTTTTATTATCACTACCAGGATATTTACGCCCTGCTCGACACATGGTTTCAGGAAAAGGTCGCCGACTTTTTTACAGATGACGCTTTGCAGGACTGGAAGAGTGCTACAAAAACCATGCTATATCGGTGTCGTAAACATCCCAAAATCATTTATCATCTATTTGATTGCCTGTCCCGTGACCGCATGGAACGGTATATTTTTTCAATGACCGACGATGTGTTTATCCGTTTGGTTCGACAAATGGCGGAAGGGCAGGCGCGTTCTGAAACGGATCTGCGCAGCATTGCTGCTTTTTGTCGCTATGCCTACATCGGTTTTGTGCTCCAATTTTTCTGGAATCGAATGGAAGACGATATTGACGAAAGCGTCGATCGTTTGGCTGCACTTTTTGACAGCTTCCTTAAGGTTTCTCTTTCTCCCGAAAAATAA
- a CDS encoding radical SAM protein: MNASEVIKGFAMKQVYSYLDKEPDTNIPKLLDLMEKYDKNGDAVTVQVRAIRDALADPDNNWSQLVRSLWTDIDDGQRKKLVETIAINGTLIGTPATMKMQAKYQCNVPWAILMDPTSACNLHCTGCWAAEYGNKLNLTYEQLNDIIEQGKALGTYVYIYSGGEPLVRRKDLIRLAEKHPDCAFLAFTNGTLIDDAFADELLRVKNFVPAISIEGFEEATDFRRGDGTYGKVIEAMERLKARKLAFGISCCYTSKNVEVIGSEEYFDSMIDMGAKFAWFFTYMPIGAAAVPELIATAEQREFMYHQIRKFRKTKPLFTMDFWNDGDAVGGCIAGGRGYCHINANGDMEPCAFIHYSDSNIKEKTLLECYQSPLFMAYRHNQPFNENMLRPCPVLDNPGRLTDMVEDSGAHSTDLEHQERACDYCDRCVPAAKRWAPVADALWREMKDKNGTQMTGKMAKKS; this comes from the coding sequence ATGAATGCCTCAGAAGTCATCAAAGGATTTGCAATGAAGCAAGTCTACAGCTATTTGGATAAGGAACCGGATACGAATATTCCAAAGCTTCTGGATCTGATGGAGAAGTATGATAAAAACGGTGATGCCGTCACCGTACAAGTCCGAGCAATTCGCGACGCACTCGCCGACCCTGACAACAACTGGTCGCAGCTGGTGCGCAGTCTTTGGACCGACATCGACGACGGGCAGCGCAAAAAACTGGTCGAAACCATCGCCATTAACGGCACCCTGATCGGCACTCCGGCGACGATGAAAATGCAAGCCAAGTATCAATGCAACGTCCCCTGGGCCATTTTGATGGACCCGACTTCCGCCTGTAATCTGCACTGCACCGGGTGTTGGGCGGCAGAATACGGCAACAAACTCAATCTGACCTATGAACAATTGAACGACATCATTGAACAGGGAAAAGCTTTGGGGACCTATGTCTACATCTATTCCGGCGGGGAGCCGCTCGTGCGCAGGAAGGACTTAATCCGCCTAGCTGAAAAGCATCCGGATTGCGCTTTTCTGGCTTTCACCAACGGCACCCTGATCGACGATGCTTTTGCCGATGAGCTGCTCCGCGTTAAAAATTTTGTGCCCGCCATCAGTATTGAAGGCTTCGAAGAAGCCACGGATTTCCGACGCGGGGACGGCACCTACGGCAAGGTCATTGAAGCCATGGAACGCTTAAAAGCGCGAAAACTGGCCTTCGGCATTTCCTGTTGCTACACCAGCAAAAATGTGGAGGTCATCGGCAGCGAAGAATATTTTGATTCCATGATCGATATGGGAGCAAAGTTTGCATGGTTCTTTACCTACATGCCCATTGGTGCTGCAGCGGTGCCGGAATTGATTGCTACCGCGGAGCAACGCGAATTTATGTATCACCAGATTCGCAAATTCCGCAAGACGAAACCGCTGTTTACCATGGACTTCTGGAACGACGGCGATGCGGTGGGCGGCTGCATTGCCGGCGGGCGCGGATACTGCCATATCAATGCAAACGGCGATATGGAGCCCTGCGCATTCATTCATTACTCCGATTCAAATATCAAGGAAAAAACGCTCCTGGAATGTTATCAGTCGCCCCTTTTTATGGCGTATCGCCACAATCAACCGTTCAATGAGAATATGCTTCGGCCCTGCCCGGTATTGGACAACCCGGGACGTCTGACAGACATGGTGGAAGACTCCGGTGCCCATTCGACAGACCTTGAACATCAGGAGCGCGCCTGTGATTACTGTGATCGCTGTGTACCGGCTGCGAAACGCTGGGCGCCGGTTGCCGATGCCCTATGGCGTGAAATGAAAGACAAAAATGGAACGCAGATGACCGGAAAAATGGCGAAGAAGTCCTGA
- the metK gene encoding methionine adenosyltransferase: MNTNYFTSESVTCGHPDKVCDQVADRILDELLKQDPASRVACEVTCAENQMHIFGEITTEARVDYSAIARQTIADIGYTEPDCGFTADSCAIRVDLHPQSPDIARGINRMRETELLDAGAGDQGMMVGFACTQTENFMPLPIELAHDLAKRLEEVRRSGEIPFLRPDGKTQVTVEYAGDRPLRIASVLISAHHKEDVRIETVRSELRRFVTDPILPGDLLDDRTQFFFNPTGRFAKGGPAADSGLTGRKLMVDTYGGYACHGGGSFSGKDATKVDRSGAYMARYIAKNIVAQELADRCEVQLSYAIGLADPLSVRIETFGTQKVDQNILHRAVLRSVDMRPAAIIQRFELTRPIFSKVSCYGHFGRNASEMPWEQMDLRIVL; this comes from the coding sequence GTGAATACCAATTATTTCACCTCGGAATCCGTAACATGCGGACATCCGGATAAAGTTTGCGATCAGGTCGCCGATCGGATTTTAGATGAACTTTTGAAGCAAGATCCCGCCTCTCGCGTTGCGTGCGAAGTCACCTGCGCGGAAAACCAAATGCACATTTTCGGGGAAATCACGACCGAAGCGCGCGTCGATTACAGCGCCATAGCCCGGCAGACCATTGCCGACATCGGGTATACCGAGCCCGACTGCGGCTTTACTGCCGATTCTTGTGCAATTCGCGTGGATCTGCATCCGCAATCGCCCGATATCGCACGCGGTATCAACCGAATGCGTGAAACGGAGCTGTTGGATGCGGGTGCAGGCGATCAGGGTATGATGGTCGGTTTCGCATGTACGCAAACCGAGAATTTCATGCCGCTTCCGATCGAACTGGCCCACGATTTAGCGAAGCGCTTGGAGGAAGTCCGCCGCAGCGGTGAAATCCCCTTTCTACGACCGGACGGAAAGACCCAGGTAACTGTTGAATATGCGGGGGACCGACCGCTGCGCATCGCTTCCGTTCTAATTTCCGCACATCATAAAGAAGACGTGCGCATCGAAACCGTACGCAGCGAATTGCGTCGTTTTGTTACGGATCCGATTCTCCCCGGGGATCTATTGGATGATCGTACGCAATTCTTTTTCAATCCTACCGGGCGCTTTGCCAAGGGCGGTCCCGCAGCAGACTCCGGTCTAACCGGACGCAAGCTGATGGTGGACACGTATGGCGGATATGCGTGCCATGGCGGCGGCTCTTTCTCCGGAAAAGATGCGACAAAGGTGGATCGCAGCGGCGCATACATGGCGCGGTATATTGCGAAAAATATCGTAGCACAAGAGTTGGCGGATCGATGTGAAGTGCAGCTGAGCTATGCGATCGGGTTAGCGGATCCGCTCTCCGTACGCATTGAAACCTTCGGAACGCAAAAGGTGGATCAAAATATTCTGCACCGGGCAGTGCTGCGCAGCGTCGATATGCGCCCCGCCGCAATCATTCAACGCTTCGAGCTTACAAGACCTATCTTTTCCAAAGTTTCCTGCTACGGTCACTTTGGTCGCAATGCTTCGGAAATGCCCTGGGAGCAAATGGATCTGCGCATTGTGCTGTAA
- a CDS encoding flavocytochrome c gives MKKFIQRGLSLLLAMSLLAACSPKGEEAKSDAPQQMESVAEEVSSIKDGTYTGEGQGNNGPIQVNVTFAGGKITQVEVTEHKETEGLSDPALEKIPQEIVDANSVSVDVIAGATMTSNGILEAVKAAIAEAGGKVEDFEKVVEKSEQPKEKVEETHDLVIIGGGGAGLIAAISAREAGVQDIVVLEKMSAVGGNTLISGAEYAAPGNELQKKEGIEDSVDLLYEDVMKGGGNPDLVRYLADHALEGADWLTNDIHVDWEKELMFFGGHSVKRSLIPYGNRGTEIIGKLNKRIEEEKIPVYLNTKATDLETDESGAIKAVRAESPDKEYTIQAKAVILATGGFGNNVDMRVKYNPDIDGSILSTNAKGIDGDGIVMAEKLGADLVGMEHIQLYPVCDPDTGALLYVDDTRLMGSTIMVNKEGKRFVEELDTRYVISMAVKEQTDSVGYELMTKAAAEKAGVLKNHMPEVESLMKRGHLVEGATLQEVADKMGVDAKQLEATVERWNGFVENGKDEDFNKRGELSKIDQGPYWLLRFVPAVHHTMGGVKINTETQVLKADGSVIPGFFAAGEVTGGIHGDNRLGSVAITDITVFGRQAGEQAAAYLKEK, from the coding sequence ATGAAGAAATTTATACAACGTGGACTGAGTCTGCTTCTGGCGATGAGCTTGCTCGCCGCATGCAGCCCGAAGGGCGAAGAGGCGAAGTCCGATGCACCACAGCAGATGGAAAGCGTCGCAGAAGAAGTGAGCAGTATCAAAGACGGCACCTATACCGGAGAGGGACAAGGCAACAATGGTCCCATTCAAGTCAATGTCACCTTTGCCGGTGGGAAAATCACACAGGTAGAAGTGACGGAGCACAAGGAAACCGAAGGTCTGTCCGACCCCGCGCTGGAAAAAATTCCGCAGGAGATTGTGGACGCCAACAGCGTATCTGTGGATGTCATTGCCGGCGCCACCATGACGAGCAACGGCATTTTGGAAGCGGTCAAAGCTGCCATCGCGGAAGCCGGCGGCAAAGTAGAAGACTTTGAAAAAGTCGTCGAAAAATCGGAGCAGCCGAAAGAGAAAGTCGAAGAGACCCATGATTTGGTCATTATCGGCGGTGGCGGTGCCGGACTGATCGCGGCGATCTCGGCACGCGAAGCCGGCGTTCAAGACATCGTCGTTTTGGAAAAAATGAGCGCTGTGGGCGGAAACACGTTGATTTCTGGCGCAGAATATGCAGCGCCCGGCAATGAGCTGCAGAAAAAGGAAGGCATTGAAGACAGCGTCGATCTTCTGTACGAAGATGTGATGAAGGGCGGCGGAAACCCCGACCTCGTTCGTTACCTTGCCGATCACGCCTTGGAAGGTGCAGACTGGCTGACCAATGATATTCATGTGGATTGGGAAAAGGAGCTGATGTTCTTTGGCGGACACAGCGTCAAGCGCTCCTTGATTCCGTACGGCAACCGTGGCACGGAAATTATCGGTAAGCTCAACAAGCGCATTGAAGAGGAAAAAATTCCCGTATATCTGAATACCAAGGCGACGGATCTCGAAACAGATGAATCCGGTGCCATCAAAGCGGTCCGTGCGGAATCGCCGGACAAAGAGTACACCATTCAAGCAAAAGCGGTCATTCTTGCCACCGGCGGCTTCGGCAACAATGTCGATATGCGCGTCAAATACAATCCGGACATCGACGGCAGTATTTTGTCGACCAACGCCAAGGGCATTGACGGCGACGGCATCGTCATGGCGGAGAAATTGGGTGCCGATCTGGTCGGCATGGAACACATTCAATTGTACCCCGTCTGCGACCCGGACACCGGTGCACTACTCTACGTCGACGATACGCGCCTGATGGGCAGCACCATCATGGTCAATAAAGAGGGGAAGCGATTCGTCGAAGAATTGGATACGCGCTATGTCATTTCTATGGCCGTTAAAGAACAAACCGATTCAGTGGGCTATGAACTGATGACGAAAGCCGCTGCGGAAAAAGCCGGCGTTCTCAAGAATCACATGCCCGAGGTGGAAAGTCTCATGAAACGCGGGCACTTGGTGGAAGGTGCCACGCTGCAGGAAGTGGCGGATAAAATGGGCGTCGATGCCAAACAGCTGGAAGCCACGGTCGAACGTTGGAACGGCTTTGTGGAAAACGGCAAAGACGAAGACTTTAATAAACGCGGCGAATTGTCAAAAATCGACCAGGGTCCCTACTGGTTGCTTCGCTTCGTACCCGCAGTGCATCACACCATGGGCGGTGTGAAAATCAACACTGAAACACAGGTTCTCAAGGCGGACGGCTCCGTCATTCCGGGCTTCTTCGCCGCAGGCGAAGTCACCGGCGGCATTCACGGCGATAACCGTCTCGGTTCGGTCGCGATTACAGACATCACCGTTTTCGGTCGGCAGGCCGGCGAGCAGGCAGCTGCTTATCTGAAAGAAAAGTAA